The Crassostrea angulata isolate pt1a10 chromosome 1, ASM2561291v2, whole genome shotgun sequence nucleotide sequence GTAGTAAACATAATTTTGATGGTTGGTGATGTCATACTATATGAATTTCAATCGCAAAAGTTTCATAAGAATCTATACTATTAGTGTGTGCCACGACCCTGCTgtgaaattttgttattttacggAGATTTGATgttcaaatgtatatttatataagtCACGGGTTATTTTctctaattttcaaaataagagattataaattataacgtattcattcaaatatatgaacagaactaaaaaagcaaaataaaattcaaaagagTTTACAACTGCAAACCTCTTTAATCACACGAGCAACGGACAGCTGTTGAAGTGGATGTTGTTTCCTCTTTAGGAATATTTTTCATAGTGCTACCGAAAAGCAGATGGGTGTACAGGATGGGGAAAGGGGACGGGTGGCCAAGATAATTAACATCGAAacgataattaaaaaaataaataacagacTGAAGGTGAAACGTATTTCATTATGTATTTGATGCTCTCTGGTTAAACAATTTTGTTCTCTAAATGAAaaatttgtgtattttcaattatatatgATTGTATAAACTTATTCAGTTGATATAGAATTGCTTGATTTGCAATCATGACATTATAAGATGAAATTACATGGATTTTTAGGTAAATAAAAGTAATGTAAACGTGTTAATTTTGACTATATgctatattgacaaaaccatTCTGTTATAAATGAAACATAATTGGCATAAATGAGAAAGACATAGtgagatttataaataaatgcaaaatggGTACAACATGTGCACTCAACCATAATTCAGGCCATTCCAAACAATCTAAAAGTCTCACTCGTATCCGTACGCACTtgcataatttacatgtaatatatatatatatatatatatatatatatatatatatatatatatatatatatatatatatatatatatatatatatatatatatatatatatatatatataattaatacaaTCTTATGTTAATTTTCTGACATTTTATAGacattatcacgaagccgataactagTACAGCATGGGTTGTCGTTCCTGATTATGATCTAAATTTGTACAAATGCAATAATGTaatttctatatttaaaaaaaagcaatgaAAACACCACTGCAACAAATGTATGTATGATTGAGTCATTTTTTATGACGGATATGGGAACTATTGCTAATcatgacaacaaaataaaaaatatctggTTAAATGTCACACATTCCGAACACTCGCAATTTTGTATGGCATTTTTTACCTCCTATTTCAACATTTTGTCTGAAACAAATGCCTCTTACAACCAATTTCAGCCTTGATCCCAACCCATTTACTTGCAAATATGGATCATTGACAATACCATCAATAAACACAGTTGGTTTAAGTTTGGTGCCGTGAACCAGGATCCTAGGTTTTATACATACACCTTCCAGATGAATTTCAGGTGAGCCACCCACTCCTTTGATGGATACAGTGGTATTAACAAACAATCCAGAAATATAAATTTTCGGTGAAGAGAAACACCCGCTGATTGTAACCAAATTGTTACTCCTCAGCCATCCGAGATGTTTTCCTTTGTCTGCACATTGTTCGATGTGGATACTAGAAGAGTAAAAATTTCTTTCGATTTTGATATCTCCAGATTTTTCACATAGATCTCGCACATATATTGAGCCAGGTCCCCTGCAAATACATGCATATGGAATTGCCAATTCAAAACCTGGTCTTTTACcgtcttgaa carries:
- the LOC128190316 gene encoding uncharacterized protein LOC128190316; amino-acid sequence: MKRKTKKCDLCHAVRYSVGSEQIFGIDGSYFRSECLDSLSSHGMSNNDTVQNAEGNSSQIGSTVVPKYHDQSKLKQLEVVKSVVLENMERVNKLKIDVLSKENGSYTSNDGKGRVKSLIMNSSILKDLEANIDLLQSNVNRSQDLFVQDGKRPGFELAIPYACICRGPGSIYVRDLCEKSGDIKIERNFYSSSIHIEQCADKGKHLGWLRSNNLVTISGCFSSPKIYISGLFVNTTVSIKGVGGSPEIHLEGVCIKPRILVHGTKLKPTVFIDGIVNDPYLQVNGLGSRLKLVVRGICFRQNVEIGGKKCHTKLRVFGMCDI